The Phycisphaeraceae bacterium genome segment CAGCGATCACAACATGCCGGGGCCGCCCCTGCCTCACCTGGTGTTTGAGTACCCGGACGGCCGCCCGGCGCTGATCGACCCCTCGCAGGGGGCCACCATCCGCGTGCGCGTTCTGCCGCTCCGCAGCCAGCCGCAGCCGGGCACGGGCCTGCTGCATGTGGACACGGGCGGCGGCTTCCAGACCGTGCCCATGCAGGAGATCGGCAACCACGAGTATGAGGCGATCATCCCCGGGGGAACCTGCGGGCAGCGCATCCGCTACTACTTCACCGCGGAAACCACCACCAGCCAGGTGGTGTCCGACCCGCTCGACGCGCCGGCCACCTTCTTCGTCGCACGGGTCGGCTCGGCGCTGGAAGTCGTCTTCTCCGACAACTTCCAGACCAACCAGGGCTGGACGGTGACCAATGAAAACCTGACCGACGGCGCGTGGGAGCGCGGGGTGCCGGTGGGCGACGGTTCACGAGGAGATCCACGCTTCGACTTCGACGGCTCCGGCGCCTGCTACCTCACCGCCAACCGCACGGGCAACAGCGACGTGGACGGCGGACCAACGCGGCTCATCTCGCCCATCATCGACATGTCCCAGCACTGCAGCTACCGCGTGTCCTACGCCCGCTGGTTCTACAGCCAGAACGGCGTGACCGACCGGTTCACCGTGCAGGTGTCCAATGACGGCGGCTCCACCTGGACCACCATGGAGGACGTTCCCCACCAGGGCACTTCCTGGATTCATCGCGAGTTCTGGATGCACGAGATCCTTCCGCTCACCAACCAGATGCGCTTCCGCTTCAACGCGGTGGACAACCCCAACGACTCGGTGACCGAGGCGGCGGTGGACGCCTTCCTGGTCGAGGCGGTCATCATCAACGAGCCGGTGGCGGAACTGACCGGCTTCCAGGTGCTCGTCGGGTCGCTCACCTCCGGCACGCTGGCCGACCTGGTGAACTCCGATGACCAGCGCGTGCGCACCCGATCCGGCTTCGGCTCCACCTTCACCGACCTGCACAACATGACCATGCGGGTGGACGCCAACAGCGGCGTGCCCTCGCCCAGTTCCATCGACCTGACCATCGAGTCGCGCATCAGCCACACCTCCGGCACGGCCCAGGTGCGGTTGTGGAACTGGAACGCCAGCCAGTACAACATGGTCGGCTCGTACGCCATCGGTCAGACCGAGACGCCGGTGACGATCGAGAGCATTCCCGCCGGAAACTTCATCAATGGCTCGGGCGACATCCGGCTCACCATCAAGCACATCGTGGTGGTGCCGGTGTTCGCCTTCCAGTTCGATTCGTTCTTCGACCAGGTGAAACTGGTGGTCGACTGACCACGCTTCACCGGTGACGAACTACTCCGGCACTGGAGAGAGGCCGGAAACACACAAGCCCACGGACGATTGTCCGTGGGCTTGTCTTTCGGCCAGTGCCCAGGAGAGGACTCGAACCTCCAAGGGATTTTACTCCCACCAGCACCTCAAGCTGGCGCGTCTGCCAATTTCGCCACCTGGGCGTGCGGCGAAGTATACGCCCGGACGATGGGGTGTCGAGCGGGCCAGAACATCGCGCAAGCGGTGAGCCGTCCCGACTACGATGCCCCGCATGCACTGGTGCATCGAACGTGTCGAAACGACGTCGAAAGTGCCCGGGACGAATCCGTGGACGCTGATCGTGACCCTTGAAAGCGGTGCTTCGGCCGCGTTGGCATGGCATGGCAACCCGGTGACCACCCCCCCGCCGCCCGCTCCGCCCGGCTTGCCTCACGCACCCGTGGTCCGCTGGTCGGGCACGCTCGCACCGACGCTCTTCGAAGGCGACCCGCGCAACTGGATGGCGCCGGGACGCAAGGCGCTGCACGACGTTCTGACGCGGCTTGCGTCGGTCGATCACGCCAGCGGCATCCTGCTGCGCCCGCACGCCCGCCACCTGCTCAGCGACATCCCATCCTGCGCAACGCTGCTGCGCGAGCACGCCGATGCGGTCGGGCTGGCGTTTGCGCCGATGTCACTGCTCGAAACGCCGATGCTGACGGATCTGGCCGACCACCTGTCGCGATCGTTCGAGGTGCTCGGCCCGTCGGCGAGCATGGTCTTCCTGCACGACGTGTCGCCGCCGACCGACCCGGACGAGCCGCTCGTCCCGCGGCCGCTGGGAACCGGCGTCATGCCGCGCGGACTGCTGCGCGGACTGATCCGTGACCACGTGCGCCCAGGCACGCCCATCGTGCTGCCGGACGGGGACGTGGAGAAACAGCTGGCGTGGCTAGGCGAAGGGTGACGGGCCGGGGACGGGCTGGCGCGGAAGCACCAGATCGCGGAGGGGTCGGGGTGAAGCGACTGGCGCCGGGGCTGCATGTCGTGCGGCGGGCCGGGTCTGCAAGCCCCGGTGGAGCGCTGAAGAGGCCTGACCGAGAGTTGATGACTCCGTTCCGCAACACAGCACCGACTACCGAGAACCGACGGATGCCGACCACTTCCGCCTTCCGCCCGTCTACACTTCCCCGCTCTCCTTGACGGAACTGCCGCATGACCACCAAGACGCCAACGCTCGACCATCCCGCCCTGCCGCGAGTGAAGCAGGCGTTCCCTCAGGCGAAACTCCGGGCGACGGAGTTTCGCGGCCAGACCACGCTCATTGTCGAACCGAGGGACGCCCACGCCATCCTGCGCTTCCTGCGCGATGACCCGGCGTGCGACTTCAACATGCTCACGGACGTGACCGCGGTGGACTACCTCGGCTACCCGGCGAAGACCATTGGCCGCTTCGCGGTTGTGTGGCTCTTGAACAGCCACAGGCACGATCAGCGGCTGACTGTCAAGACGTTTCTCGACCCGTCCATCGACACCACGGGCATCGAGCCGGACCCCGCGCTCATCGTCGACTCCGTCTGCGACCTGTGGCCCGGCGCGGAGTGGCGCGAGCGAGAAGCGTACGACATGTTCGGCATCCGCTTCCGCAACCACCCGGACCTGCGCCGGATTCTGATGTGGAAGGACTTCCCCGCCCACCCTCTGCGTAAGGACTACCCGCTGCGCGGCCGGGGCGAGCGAGAGTCATACAACATCATCGGGCGCGATGCCTCGTGAGAGGCGCCCGTCCCCTCAGTGGCCACCTGCCTCCCACGCCCCGCAGCGTCTGGTCCGTCGAGTCCACCTCGCCGTCCCGGTCGATGTCCATCTCGGCGCGGTACTTCGCGTTCGTGATCGGCACGCTGCCGCCCCCGGAAACGATCAGGTCATCCAGCGCCTCCGCATCGTCCTGGTCGAAGTCACCATCCCCATCGAAGTCGTGCTTGGGGTGGTGCCGCGGCTCGCCCCAGGCGTCATACGACACCCGCTCGATCACCGCGCCCGACAGATCCAGGATCGCCACGGTGCTGAACTGCGGGTCGGTCAGGTGGTACCAGGTCGAGTCGAACGAGTCGTTGTAGTCCCCGTCGACGTTGCCATCCTCGCGGTGGAGGATGATGTCATCGATGTACCCCCGGACCGCCCCCCCCCACACGTGCTGGACGTGGCGGTCCACGGTCCCCCCGGAAGGCGACCAGTCATCATCAATCCGCTCCTCCAGCACCTGCCACGCCGTACTATGTTCCATGTTCGTGAGCCACGGCTGCTTTGCAGCGGGCGGCCACGGAAGATCACGACGCTGGAGAGCCGGAGAACTGCCATATGCCAGCCACACCGTCCACCATGCTCGCGCTGGGTACGCCCATGCCCGCGTTCTCACTACCCGACCCCACCGGCAGGATGCATTCGCACACGCAAGTTCGAGGCCCAAGGGGCACGGTGGTGATGTTCATCTGCAATCACTGCCCGTTCGTCAAGCACCTGCGCGACGCCATCGCCTCGGTCGCCCGCGAGTATGGGCCAAAGGGCGTCGGATTCGTCGGCATCAACAGCAACGATGCCTCGACGCACCCGGACGACAGCCCGGCGAAGATGCTTGAAGAGGCGCGGGCCGCGGGATACATCTTCCCGTACCTTGTCGACGCCTCGCAGCAGGTCGCGGCCGCGTTTCACGCCGCCTGCACCCCGGACTTCTTCGTGTTCGATGGGTCGGATCGGCTGGTCTACCGCGGGCAGTTCGATGACAGCCGGCCGAAGAACGGGCTGCCCGTCACGGGCGCGGACCTGCGCGCTGCGCTGGAAGCGCTGATCGCGGGGCGACCCGTGAGCAGGGATCAGAAGCCCAGCATCGGCTGCAACATCAAGTGGAAGCCGGGCAACGAGCCGGCGTACGCGCGTCCCACGTGACCGGCGTGTGCCCTGGCCGCGTGGTGTTCACGAGTCCATTCATCGTTCGGTCAGTGGTGGATGACCTCCCGCTGCTCGGCGAACTCGCCCTCGCCGCGCAGCTCGCGCCGGAAGGCGTTCCACGCCTCCTCGAACTGTTCCTGCGAGCGGATGGCTCGGAACACGTCCGGGTAGTCCGGATCGCCGACTACGTTGAGTTCCTGCGTGAGGCGGTTGCCATCGACAGTGAGGACGACGCGGTATCGTCCGGGCGGGAGCGCTGCACCGGCCCCACCGCCACCGCCGCCACCACCGCCTCGCCCGGCGCCGCCGCCCGCTCCGCCGGGGCCGCCCTGCGGCTGCTGGGGGGCGCGGCGGAAATCCCAGAGGACTCGGTAGAGCCCCGGCTCCGTCGCCGCTGACAGTTCACGCAGTACGCGACCATCGAGCTCCTCGATGGTGAGCGAGATCGACTGCGGCCGCTTGGTGAGCGAGTAATAGATGGGGACGCCCGTGGGCGGGTTCTCGCCGATGAAGCGCCGCGTTCCGCTGGCGCCGCGGGCCGGCTCGCTGCGCCACATGATCGCGGTGGTGGGACGATACAGGTGGGCGGCCGCGGCGCGGGCCTCCTGGGTCATCTGGCGGATGGGGGTCACGTCGGCGATCCACAGACTGCGCCCGTGCGTACCGGCCACGATCTCGCCCGAGGTCGGATGCTGGGCGAACTCATGCACCGCCACGGTGGGCAGGTTGTTGTTGATCCTGGTCCAGGTGGCGCCGCGATCGACCGAGGCGAACGCCGAGAACTCGGTGCCAAGGTACAGGACATCAGGATTCTGGATGTCCTCGCGGATGACGCGCGTCGATCCGCGCGGCAGACCCTGGCGGATCGGCTTCCACGTGCGCCCGTAGTCCTCGCTCACGAAGACCCACGCCTCATCGTTGTCCGAGCGATGGCCGTCGAACGTGACATAGACGCGGCCGTCCACGTATCGCGAGGGCTCGATGGCGCTGACGCACATGCGCTTGGGGAGCAGTTTGTCGATGGAGGCCGGGCCGTCGGGCGGCGCGGGCTGTGCGGCGGGCGCGGGACGGGGAGCCGGCGCGGCTGGAGCCGCGGCCGCGGGGGGCGTTGAAGGCGCCGCGGGCGCGGTTCGCGCGGCTTCCACGGGAATGGTGAACTGTCCCCCGCCCGCGGTCAGTGTGCCGGTGAACTTGCCATCGGCGATCTTGCCTTCGATCGTGCCCTCGCCGCGCCCGGTGGAGAAGGCGATCTTGAGATCCCCGGTTTCGGCGTTGAATGAGCCGGACTCGATGGCGTTGTCGCCGAATCGCGAGGTGTACGTGCCGGTCACCTTGCCGCCCTCGCCCAGCGCGAGCTTCATGGTGAACGCGCCGGCGTCGGGCGGCATGTCATCGGAGACGAAGCGGCCCGTCCACTCGCCTGACACCACGTCGTCGAACGCCAGCGACAGCGGTTCGCTGGAAATCGGCTGGAGCAGCAGGGCCGGCTCGCCCGACTTCCTGGCCTTGAAGCCGGCGGTGAACGCGCCATCGCCGATGGACACGTCGCCGGTCATCGCGCCATCCTTGATCGTGCCGGTGAGCACGATGTCGGCGTCGCCGGTGGCGATGACGGCGCGCACCATGCCTCGCGCCGCATCGAAGGAACCCTCGCGGATCGTGCCGTCACCCTGGGACGAAGAAACGGTGCCCGTGACGCGGTTGCCGCTCTCCAGTTTCAGTTTCATGGTGAAGGCGCCGGCGCCGGGGGGAATCTGATCGCTCACCAGTTCCGCATCCCACGTGCCGCTCACCGGATCAGCCGGGGGCGCGGGGGGCGGGGTGGGAGGCGTTGGCGGCGCGGCGGGAGGCGGCGTCGTCGCAGGCGGTGCGGTCGCCGCACCGCTTCCGGTGCGTCCGCCGCCACCACGCGACGCAGTGGAGGCGGCCGGCGCCTCCGCTCCGCCTTCCTTGCGGCCTTCGAAGCGGATCTGCAGCAGACCGCTGGCGACATCCATGCTGCCGCTGATGACGCCGTTGCGAATGGCGCCGGTGAGCTTCACGGCGCCGCGATCGAGATTGAACGTCATGGTCAGGGCGCCGCTGGAGCGGTCGAATGTTCCCTCGGTGGAATCACCCTTCATGGTGGGCGACTCGAAGCGGCCCTTGACGGAGTTGTCCGCCGCGAGCGTCAGGGTGAGCGTGAACTCACTGGCCTCGGCGGGGATGCCTGCGCCGACCAGGCGCGACTTCCACGTGCCCGTGACCGGATCGCCGGAGGCCGGCGCGGCCGGCTGGTCGCCTCCACCGGCCAGGGCGGCGAGTTCCGAGTCGTCGATCACGCCGTCCTTGTTGGCGTCCACGCGGTCGAAGAGGGCCCGCATCTGCTGCGGCACTTCGTCCCGTTGCAGCTTGCCGTCGTTGTTGGCGTCCATGCGCCCGATCATCTGGCGCAGCATGGCGGCCTCTCGGCTTCCCGGCGTGCCGGCGGCGCCCCCGCCGGTTCCCGTGGCGGGCGGGGCAGCGCCGGTCCCGGCTGGGGCCGCTGGCGTCGCGGCTTGGCCGGACGTGGCCTTGGTCTCGCCCGAGAACAGGTCGGTCCAGGTGACGCCCCCGTCACGCGTCATCCACAGCGCGCCGCAGTCGGTGCCCACGTAGAGCACGTCAGGATCGCGCGGCGATTCCCCGAACGCCGTGGCGCTGCCCTGCTGCGTGCGCGTGATCTCCGGCGAGATCACCCGCAGGTTGTCGCCCCGGTCGAGCGACTTGAAGACATAGTTGCCCGCCACGTAGTAGATTCGGCTGTTGTGGCTGGACAGCATGTACGGCGTGTTCCAGTTGAAGCGATACGTCTGTCCCCGCTGCGCCCGCGGACGAATGAAGCCGCGCTCACCCGTGCCGAGGTGGATGCGCCCCATGCCGCCGTTCTGGCTTTCAAAGTAGATCTGCTTGGGATCATTGGGATCGACGCGGCAGACGAAGCCGTCGCCGCCGCCGATGG includes the following:
- a CDS encoding NADH-quinone oxidoreductase subunit C, giving the protein MTTKTPTLDHPALPRVKQAFPQAKLRATEFRGQTTLIVEPRDAHAILRFLRDDPACDFNMLTDVTAVDYLGYPAKTIGRFAVVWLLNSHRHDQRLTVKTFLDPSIDTTGIEPDPALIVDSVCDLWPGAEWREREAYDMFGIRFRNHPDLRRILMWKDFPAHPLRKDYPLRGRGERESYNIIGRDAS
- a CDS encoding thioredoxin family protein — encoded protein: MPATPSTMLALGTPMPAFSLPDPTGRMHSHTQVRGPRGTVVMFICNHCPFVKHLRDAIASVAREYGPKGVGFVGINSNDASTHPDDSPAKMLEEARAAGYIFPYLVDASQQVAAAFHAACTPDFFVFDGSDRLVYRGQFDDSRPKNGLPVTGADLRAALEALIAGRPVSRDQKPSIGCNIKWKPGNEPAYARPT
- a CDS encoding PDZ domain-containing protein, with product MRLHRNLACAVLGALFVLQVVHAPGLVLAADNQIAAAIAEPALPPAWASAIRWRSIGPANMSGRIGALAVYEADPMTYWVGTASGGLLKTTNAGTTYEHQFDRETTVSIGDVAVAASDPSIVWVGTGEKRPRNSVSYGDGVYKSTDGGKTWTNMGLRDSFQIGKVIIHPTDPNIVYVGALGRLYGPNEERGLYKTTDGGKSWERILYVDDKTGVVDVDMHPTDPQTLWAATYERERDLYDTNDPSKKWGPGGGIWKTTDGGKTWKRLTQGLPTVQIGRVGVDVYRKNPDVLYAVVESERITQLPPDTAFMGMSGENAEVGARLTSITANGPSDKAGLKTGDIIIAMNDERIGSYADLTRAIRQQRAGDTVTFEYVRDRQFGKAEVTFTKREGALTEQAFSGGLGGQRENVQDDQGRDGHEMGGIYRSEDGGETWKRINSLNPRPMYYSELRVDPSDDNYVYVLGTSLYRSRDGGKTFTGDGARGGVHVDHHALWINPKDGRHMILGNDGGVYVTHDRMENWDHHNHVAIGQFYHVAVDPTPFYNVYGGLQDNGSWGGPNRTRTSTGPVNTDWISIGGGDGFVCRVDPNDPKQIYFESQNGGMGRIHLGTGERGFIRPRAQRGQTYRFNWNTPYMLSSHNSRIYYVAGNYVFKSLDRGDNLRVISPEITRTQQGSATAFGESPRDPDVLYVGTDCGALWMTRDGGVTWTDLFSGETKATSGQAATPAAPAGTGAAPPATGTGGGAAGTPGSREAAMLRQMIGRMDANNDGKLQRDEVPQQMRALFDRVDANKDGVIDDSELAALAGGGDQPAAPASGDPVTGTWKSRLVGAGIPAEASEFTLTLTLAADNSVKGRFESPTMKGDSTEGTFDRSSGALTMTFNLDRGAVKLTGAIRNGVISGSMDVASGLLQIRFEGRKEGGAEAPAASTASRGGGGRTGSGAATAPPATTPPPAAPPTPPTPPPAPPADPVSGTWDAELVSDQIPPGAGAFTMKLKLESGNRVTGTVSSSQGDGTIREGSFDAARGMVRAVIATGDADIVLTGTIKDGAMTGDVSIGDGAFTAGFKARKSGEPALLLQPISSEPLSLAFDDVVSGEWTGRFVSDDMPPDAGAFTMKLALGEGGKVTGTYTSRFGDNAIESGSFNAETGDLKIAFSTGRGEGTIEGKIADGKFTGTLTAGGGQFTIPVEAARTAPAAPSTPPAAAAPAAPAPRPAPAAQPAPPDGPASIDKLLPKRMCVSAIEPSRYVDGRVYVTFDGHRSDNDEAWVFVSEDYGRTWKPIRQGLPRGSTRVIREDIQNPDVLYLGTEFSAFASVDRGATWTRINNNLPTVAVHEFAQHPTSGEIVAGTHGRSLWIADVTPIRQMTQEARAAAAHLYRPTTAIMWRSEPARGASGTRRFIGENPPTGVPIYYSLTKRPQSISLTIEELDGRVLRELSAATEPGLYRVLWDFRRAPQQPQGGPGGAGGGAGRGGGGGGGGGAGAALPPGRYRVVLTVDGNRLTQELNVVGDPDYPDVFRAIRSQEQFEEAWNAFRRELRGEGEFAEQREVIHH